The DNA sequence TGAGTGAATggatacaaaaaatattaataaatacaattgtAAAAGTCATTTTATTCCAAGTAACTAAAGACAGTAAGGATACAATTTAGCATAgtgtattttgacattttttaaacctttgaaTCAGATTTCGAAGCAGtcacgtgggtgtgtgtgtgagaaacagactgtatataaacaggggTGTGAAAGGAAGCGTCGGACGTCATTGGTCACGTGATTGTGATAGAACGAATCAAGCTCCACTGAAAatcgcttttttttctccccccgacACACGCCTCCGAGCTCTGGTGCGACGGGTAACATCACAACCTGCAGGAGGTGTACAACGAGAGACACCGGCTggccctggaggagctgctgtccgGGGGGCTCGACCACTTCCAGGACTTCCTCGCCAAGGAGAGGATCCCCAACTTCCTGTCGGACGATGAGATCCGACGCATCAGGAGCACCGCGGTGCCGCCCCGCTGCGTGTCCGTGCACGGCGACGACCAGCTGCTGGAGCAGTCGCTCGGCAGCTCCCTCGACTGCTCCTCCGTCACCTATTTCCCCGAGGTGTCGGACGTGGAGCCGCCGGTGCTGGAGATGGGCTGGCCCGCCTTCACCGCGGGGTCCTACCGGGGAGTCACACGGGCCGTGGCGCACTTCCGGCCCAGCTACGGGGAGTGCATCTACAGCTGCAAGGAGGCTGCGAGGCGTCTGATCAAAAGTGCCAGAGAGGTATGTGTCACGGATGTGGACTTGGACGAGTCAGGTGTTTATTTCAATGCCGCAGAAGACGATAAACAACAGTATGTTGGCCTCTGGACATAAACTCGCCGCGCACCTCTGCGCCCTCGTCGGTTCATAGCGCGATGTGGGGAGCACGAAGGAGCTACGGAAGCCCAAAGCTGCAAAAAGTTGTCAAGAACGTCTCCTTAGGCAAATTAATTAATACCAGTTCATTCATAGAGGTCaaattcacattaaaaaaaacaaccaaaaaaattaaaagaataatttcaaCTCTGTTACATctgcacaaagaaaaatggtGTTTCACCATTATCTTTTACAGTTCCCTCACAGCTGCAAACAGATTCTATTATTTCCGTGAAAAATCACTCTCCTGCAGGCACTGGTACCACGTTGTGTCAACATTTATCTCAgtttgatataatataatactaGTGCTTATGTTTTTGATTCCAAATCCCCTATAGTATATTCCAGGCCTATATGTTACATTGGTACAACTTGGATTTGTGTAGTTGTGCAAAATCAAGACTTCTATTTTGGTAGtcatttggtttgtgtgtgtgtatagtcacttattaaaatatttttgaaagagAATCTTATTTGGATCATCCGTAAAGTACGTGCCAGATTGTCCCCATGGAATTTTCCTTGATATGTCAGAATTATAGAAGTAGAGTTTTTTTGATATCTTGATTAGATGGAAGGCAATGACCAAaggaacagacaaacaaaaaacccaacaacaacacagcattCGTGGTGAAACTTCTGACGGGAGCCGTCCGTCCAGCCTCCggttttgaaaagaaacattcCAGCGTGAAGAGCATGGAGGGTGTCTACGGCTTCAGCAGCACGTCAGGCCTGTGTGAGGCCTGCGTACCATATGTGCCTTGACTTGTTTTGCTCTTTCCATTAAAGTTTACATCCTCCCTTTCAATAGAAAGCTTGAAACCGTCTAGAAAACGTCCTCATTTGGAGATCGCCTGGCCTGTTGTCCTGTTAAACCACCCACTGCACAAAGTCCTTATTgtacacagaacacagactGTAACACCACACTGTGTATCCACATCGTCACTGCTCAGCCCACAGAAACAGCCTGGCCTCGTGTTTCTGTGAAATAAGCACCCAAAGGCCATCATCCAAATACGGATGATAAATAAAGCAATAAATCAGAAATATGTAAACAAACGTTTTTTAGCAATACATCTGAAATATGTAAACATCCGTGTCTAATCTTCCCCATACGCAACCTTCACAGCAGCACGTGAAATTTCAATCCTCCTAGTGAAAAGAGGAATCTCGGAGGCGATGCTTGTGTCCTGTATAAAAGTAATTTGTTTGCTAACCAAGTGTTACCGCcgattgccatggcaacagaccGCAGTCCATAGAAAGCTCATCAGCACACACATtacagtgagtgtgtctgaCAGAGATTCTTAGTTCTGTTTGAATAAGGCCTCGCATTtcgataataatgaaaacacaatcatgTGCCACATCTGGGAGAGCACGGCTGCAGCCCGAAAAGGAATTCTATTGTATTACCTCTGTatttttccactgcaggtgatTGCCATAGTTACAGACTCCCTGACAGACCTGGATATCTTTAAAGATCTTCAGGAGGCATGTACCCAACGCAGAGTCCCTGTCTACATCCTGTTGGACCAATTAGGTGCTCCCTCTTTTCTCAAGATGTGCGGAGATGTCGGCGTTCGCCTGGATGACTTTTGGGTGAGTGTTTCGGCTGAAGAGAAAACACGTATGTAGCACCTTTTGAGATTTGATATGACTGGATGGATCTTAAcgtgtctccctctcctgttctTTGTGCATCCATGCAGGAGGAGATCCTGGCTGGTAGCACCATTCGGTGTTTCCCTGCAGAGCAGCTACCAGTGAACGAACCCGTGATACCCAGCACCGTCTCCTGCCATGCCTCCACTCAGACCCGCAAGTCGGTGACGGACAGAGTCGCCCGCCCAGGCAGCGCCAGACGGCACCTTGAAGGACTGCTACCACAAGCTGACCAAGGACCGTCAGCACCACTACTCCACTGTCACAGAGGCGAGAGCTGGCGGACGTCACCAACGTAACTCAGGTGCTTGGCACTCGCAGCAGGCAGAGGGCAAACAAAAACTGGGAGGAGGAGCCAAACCCCAGACTGCTTGTTGAAAGTGCAGGCAAGGGCACATGGCCAAGAGCCAGACGTGTACACTAGTTCTTCTACAGAGATTTAGGTGATGGAGGGTAGTGGGTACAGCCCTTGTAAGGTTTCTTGGGGATCTTCTGTTTAATATGAATGCTTTTGACCTGTGCAGTagattttcccccaaaaaaactattgGGAGAGTGGAGGTGGTTTGTCTTTTCTGCTGTGCCTACTTTTCATGCTGCGTCCTGAGCATGTCAAAACAATATTCGGTGACATGGTAATGCATGATTGTAACCGACACAAACATCttgtaaatattaattttgaCCAAAGACACGGTGCAATAATCAGCTTTTTGACTGTCAGTTTAATGAATATCATTTGCTGCGGTGGTTAAGACTGGATAATATCTACTGTAGTATGAATGAAAATGCacgtttttgttattttaatcacatttgGCTACTGTAACTACATCTGATCGTCATTCCAGAGAGCAGCTGGCTCTCACTGTGCCTTCCTGATGAATAaaggagcatttttttcttatttattttgtcttttctcacacTTTTTTCCTCATTGTAGTTAAAAAATTGCAATCAACTCCTCCAGTTGAATGTTGGAGGGAACACCTGTACCTCTGCTGTTTCTATACAGTCGCTCTTCAGGTGAGATGAAGCTTTTGTCCGTGTTTACAAGCATAGATAATTCAACTGCCTATTCATTTTCTGCACAGATTCTTTAATCAAGTTGTGGTTTAGCAgccaaataaaattgattttttatACAGGAGTCATATAGCAGATTGGCATCCCTCTGCTCTAAATTAGCAACAATCTTCTTCCACATAAAGTGAATCATGGCCACGCGGTGACCGTGTGCAGCGTTTCAATCTTCAGACCTCACACTTGAGCACAAAGGTCCCACTGCGAATATCAAAACACGTCAACGTCTCAGCTCCGATTGCCCTGTTATAAATGAATTACCCAGGCTGAGTTTTATGTGAGTAATGTTTAACCATATTGAGGAGATGAGAGGTGTAATCACTGTGTATCAAGATGTAGATAGTGTTATtgacagaggaaggaggactGCAGGAAGTAGATGGAGAAGCAGTTAATACTGTAATCAACTGATAAGTTAAAGCGTTTTTTCTTGCAGTTCAGTTTTAtcaaatgtaataatattttcattttttaaagcaaatagTCTTTTAGGCTACAATTGATCAAATAACAGTTttacatggagagagagaatttaACACAAAACCGTTGCCCTTTcaacatttttgcttttcagtACTTTTTACTATTCATACTCATTACATTTAATAAGCCAAcctaaatattttaaaacatttatcaaataattCTAGCTGTGTTTTGCAGTATTATTGCATCATTATTCTATCATGGCTTATTAGTAATTTAAACCAGTGGTGACAAGTAACTCCGTAATTACATATTTACTCAAGTACaatttttgcaatatttgtACTCAACTTCAGTATTTTCTAACcacatttatctgacagttGTAATTGCTTGTTACTTTACAGAGTAAAATCTTATAACCAAAGATGAACTGATCTTATAAATCTGGGCTGCAATAATCATTTTACAGATTAACAGGTCAACAGTCAACATCAGAAAATGACTACTTTTTCTCACTTGATGCTGTCGTAGAATTTTGTGACAAATACACAATATTTAAGTTATCAAAAGATTTGTCATAAAATTGTCAGACAGTTTTTAATATCTTTATTATTGGGTATTTGTCATAAATCCTCCGACAGATACATTTGGATGTGTGTTCATACCAAGGACTAAGAATGTCTCTGCTTGTTCCTATTGATGGCCAGAGATGGCTCAACCAAAATCaatgaatgaacgaatgaaTTGTTTCAACCATATTGGTAGGTTCATATTGATTGATTTAGActtgttttacagaaaaatgtACTAAAAGGTCACAATAAAGCTTTATCCggttaaatacaaaaacacaataattcGTTAAAAAACGAGTGCCAGTGTTGTGAATGTTTTCCATTCACAGCACGCCACATTATTACCATTCAAACATAACACAGCCTACCCTTTATACTATTACATGGCAATAAGAAAAGAACACCAAGCAGTTGAGTGGCTCCTCCTGTGGGGCCTGCTTCTCCTACCAGGCAAACACATCGAAAGCCTCTGCACTCATTATGTAAAATGGCGTACAGTAGCTGAAGGGAATCGATCTACTGGTAAATACAATGGTGGTAATATGTGAGAGAACGGGATTTGATTGTAATTGGCGGCTGCAAAGCAACCGCTGGCTGTAATCAGGGGAGCAGTGGGGGatccacaacacaacagtctgCACCTATTAGACTGGGCTCACTGGTAAACAGAGATGCTCACAtctgacaattaaaaaaaccatGACTatgatttactttttaattgaTTCCCCCCCTTCCTTGATAgaaagtgccttttttttttttatacatttactgGGATCCCTCTTGTGATGAGCATCCCTGACAGTCAGTGGCAGGAGTCTGCCACCAGAGAGAGCCCTGTCCCTGACTAAAACATGCTCACTTCTCCTTTTAGATTGCTCTGCTTTAGTCCCCTCACAGAGAAGGGTTGCAACTCTGGAAACACGCAAGGTTTGTTTCTAAGAATGAAACAGAACCCATTTCTAAGAATGAAACACCACCCATaagagtctttttttctccacaaagtCTTTGTTGAATTATTACAAATgattttcaattcaatacaaATTTCAAATGCTTTTGCTATACAATAATTCCAGTGACTCTCACACTATCTTTAAGctgtaaaatgtacatttttgagTGAAGGGGGACACAGCATAAATCAGACACACAGCCACTGTCAGACGTCATCTTCAGGT is a window from the Scophthalmus maximus strain ysfricsl-2021 chromosome 6, ASM2237912v1, whole genome shotgun sequence genome containing:
- the LOC118308952 gene encoding protein FAM83D-like yields the protein HHNLQEVYNERHRLALEELLSGGLDHFQDFLAKERIPNFLSDDEIRRIRSTAVPPRCVSVHGDDQLLEQSLGSSLDCSSVTYFPEVSDVEPPVLEMGWPAFTAGSYRGVTRAVAHFRPSYGECIYSCKEAARRLIKSAREVIAIVTDSLTDLDIFKDLQEACTQRRVPVYILLDQLGAPSFLKMCGDVGVRLDDFWEEILAGSTIRCFPAEQLPVNEPVIPSTVSCHASTQTRKSVTDRVARPGSARRHLEGLLPQADQGPSAPLLHCHRGESWRTSPT